In Artemia franciscana chromosome 8, ASM3288406v1, whole genome shotgun sequence, a genomic segment contains:
- the LOC136030282 gene encoding uncharacterized protein LOC136030282, whose protein sequence is MSDSEIVIGLLDSLVDEDYERGRRNKTHSRRRILSSESDSDHRTNSGSRSPEFQTHARYGSRSPQISSRNDKSSSRSPQIGSRTIRTGSVSPVKIDDKKRKASPEKRKGKRLKENTSNDSLFKKISEERSGNKEGPKIHKKLAKVANRAFSEPLEIGKLKDLFERHPRPANTDKIVVPKVNSEIWATLSARAKQRDAKALQVQRTIVHSTFCVLEAVNDVLELENEHIKEKVVKNLTDAVHMLGLTNYDLSLKRRHAMKFELSPDPMVASALCAPKVKVTEFLFGKDVAKTTSKAKSVADLKKSFGRPKNVQGGAYRYRRWQNEAPRPFYRKKQNQDRQERSKFQNFQKRDRK, encoded by the coding sequence atGAGTGACAGTGAAATAGTGATTGGACTATTGGACAGTTTAGTTGATGAAGATTATGAACGTGGAAGGCGAAATAAAACTCATTCGCGTCGCAGAATACTCTCAAGTGAGAGTGATAGTGATCATAGAACAAATAGTGGCTCTCGGAGCCCAGAGTTTCAAACTCATGCTCGATATGGCTCTCGGAGCCCTCAAATTAGTTCTAGGAATGACAAATCTAGCTCTCGGAGCCCACAAATAGGTTCTAGAACCATAAGAACTGGCTCTGTGAGCCCCGTAAAAATCGATGACAAAAAGCGGAAGGCTTCTCCGGAAAAGCGAAAaggtaaaagattaaaagaaaacacgTCAAATGACTCTCTATTCAAAAAGATTTCTGAGGAACGTTCTGGTAACAAAGAGGGTCCCAAGATCcataaaaaacttgccaaagttGCAAATAGAGCTTTCTCCGAGCCTTTGGAAATAGGGAAGCTAAAAGATTTATTTGAGCGCCACCCTAGGCCTGCGAATACAGATAAAATTGTTGTTCCCAAGGTGAATAGTGAGATTTGGGCCACTCTCTCAGCACGTGCTAAGCAGAGGGATGCTAAGGCACTTCAAGTGCAGCGGACAATTGTTCACTCAACCTTTTGTGTTTTAGAGGCAGTAAATGATGTTCTTGAGCTCGAAAATGAGCATATCAAAGAAAAGGTTGTTAAAAACCTAACAGATGCAGTTCACATGCTTGGCCTCACCAATTATGATTTAAGTCTAAAAAGACGCCATGCGATGAAATTCGAGTTGAGCCCAGATCCCATGGTGGCATCCGCTTTATGCGCTCCCAAAGTCAAAGTCACGGAGTTTCTTTTTGGCAAAGATGTTGCAAAAACAACGTCCAAAGCCAAATCCGTGGCggatttgaaaaaatcatttggaaGACCAAAAAACGTGCAAGGGGGGGCCTACCGTTATCGCCGATGGCAGAACGAGGCTCCCCGTCCATTCTATCGAAAAAAGCAGAACCAGGACCGTCAGGAGAGGTCGAAATTCCAGAACTTTCAGAAAAGGGATCGCAAATAG
- the LOC136030656 gene encoding uncharacterized protein LOC136030656, which produces MESVQSAVLLMTKNCYMASVDLVDFYYSCPVDFEYQLWLCFEVDCYYAFTCMPNGLSSAPRVLTKLMKPVFSLLRRKGYMSIVYLDDTLLLGRSVLECQNNVYETVKLLSELGFVIHPGKSVLIPSQRIEFLGFLLDSRLMCISLPERKIEKVLDSVSKVLRQKSTTIQNLAETLGVLVSTFPAVELGPLYYRKAESLKIQALKHAKGDFAARLTLTSDVISELHWWLNIANHASKAIEPRSIDKYLCSDASKLGWALVDEYSMKTATGEWSSEEKGFDINVLETKAVYLGLKCFAQDIKGIHVRLRSDNITTVAYINKMGGTKSQLCNYFANRIWQLVLQDKGWISAEHVPGVANIADKASRKFYNEKEWKLNSRIFVILNSLVCQSIDIDLFATRLNFQIKPFVSWKPDPECFFVDAFAMSWEPHFFYAFPPFSLLLRTLQKVETDQATETDLTPSIVQNVTPSGLCRLRQGLHHQGYSPSTVDIIMDGWRDSTKRQYRVYIEKWIDFCGRNTIQALEATVPETLTFLTELFYSGVGYSAINTAKSALSAILPSLQLGSNHITKKFMRGVFNRRPSLPKISSIWDVKCVFDLFRLPVWDIENLKLKTLTQKLAVLLILSACERVQLLASLSLNNMINNDDGSFDFQINVLLKTTKPGNHKSVVKFRPFQESSLCPVTHLARYIRMTSYLNRDDALFLTYRKPYTAASKSSISRWIKEVLFLAGIDTSVYGAHSTRSASTSHLKARGVDVDQIIRYVGWTNAKTFARFYNKPIESEKQLSVF; this is translated from the exons ATGGAAAGTGTTCAGTCTGCGGTtcttttaatgacaaaaaattgttatatggCCTCTGTTGACCTTGTTGACTTTTATTATTCATGCCCTGTTGATTTTGAGTATCAATTATGGCTTTGTTTTGAAGTAGATTGTTATTATGCTTTCACATGTATGCCAAACGGCTTATCATCTGCCCCAAGGGTTCTCACGAAACTTATGAAACCCGTTTTCTCCCTTCTTCGACGAAAAGGTTATATGTCAATTGTTTATCTAGACGATACCCTTCTTCTGGGAAGGTCAGTTTTAGAATGTCAAAACAATGTCTATGAAACAGTGAAATTACTGTCAGAGCTGGGGTTTGTAATTCACCCGGGGAAGTCAGTTCTCATTCCAAGTCAAAGAATAGAATTTCTGGGTTTTTTATTAGATTCGCGATTAATGTGTATTTCCCTGccggaaagaaaaattgaaaaggttCTAGATTCAGTTTCAAAAGTTCTCCGTCAAAAATCGACTACGATTCAAAATTTGGCCGAAACTCTAGGTGTTCTTGTTTCAACCTTCCCAGCAGTGGAATTAGGGCCTTTATATTACCGGAAAGCGGAATCATTGAAAATTCAAGCACTAAAGCACGCGAAGGGTGATTTTGCGGCTAGGCTAACTTTAACATCCGATGTAATTTCCGAATTGCATTGGTGGTTGAACATTGCCAACCATGCGTCTAAAGCAATTGAACCTAGGTCAATTGACAAATATTTGTGTAGTGATGCATCCAAATTAGGCTGGGCACTCGTGGATGAATATTCCATGAAAACAGCCACAGGCGAATGGTCCTCAGAAGAGAAGGGATTTGACATCAATGTTTTAGAAACGAAGGCCGTTTATCTGGGATTAAAGTGTTTTGCTCAGGATATTAAGGGCATTCATGTCAGGCTGCGTTCAGATAATATAACCACAGTagcttatataaataaaatgggaGGAACAAAATCCCAATTGTGTAACTATTTCGCAAATAGGATCTGGCAGTTAGTATTACAGGATAAAGGGTGGATATCTGCAGAGCATGTGCCAGGAGTTGCTAATATCGCGGATAAAGCATCTCGaaaattttataatgaaaaagaatggAAATTGAATTCTAGAATATTCGTTATTTTGAATTCGTTGGTATGTCAGTCGATAGATATTGATCTGTTTGcaaccagattaaattttcaGATTAAACCATTTGTTTCTTGGAAACCAGATCCAGAATGTTTTTTCGTAGATGCATTTGCAATGAGTTGGGAGCCTCATTTCTTTTATGCCTTTCCCCCATTTAGCTTACTTCTGAGGACCCTTCAGAAGGTAGAGACAGATCAGGCAACTG AAACCGACCTTACACCATCCATTGTCCAAAACGTTACGCCTAGCGGCTTGTGTCGTCTCCGGCAAGGGCTTCACCACCAAGGATATTCTCCTTCCACAGTCGATATTATCATGGATGGATGGCGGGATTCAACTAAGCGTCAGTACAGGgtttacattgaaaaatggaTCGACTTTTGTGGAAGAAACACAATCCAGGCCTTGGAGGCAACTGTACCGGAGACTTTGACCTTTCTTACGGAACTGTTTTACTCAGGTGTTGGATACAGTGCTATTAATACTGCGAAGAGTGCTTTATCCGCAATTTTACCAAGCCTTCAGTTAGGCAGTAATCACATCACTAAGAAATTCATGAGAGGTGTCTTTAATAGAAGGCCTAGCCTACCCAAGATTTCTAGTATTTGGGATGTAAAATGTGTATTCGATCTATTTAGATTGCCAGTTTGGGATATCGAAAACCTTAAATTAAAGACACTAACACAAAAATTAGcggttttattgattctatcgGCTTGTGAAAGAGTTCAGTTGTTGGCCAGTTTGTCACTTAATAATATGATAAATAATGACGATGgaagttttgattttcaaattaatgtgcTATTAAAAACAACGAAACCGGGAAACCACAAATCAGTAGTTAAATTTCGACCTTTTCAAGAGTCGTCCCTTTGTCCGGTGACGCACTTAGCTAGGTATATTAGAATGACGTCATACCTGAATAGAGACGACGCACTTTTTCTTACATATCGTAAGCCTTATACCGCTGCGTCCAAGTCATCTATTTCTAGATGGATAAAAGAAGTATTATTTCTTGCAGGTATAGATACCAGTGTTTACGGTGCTCATAGCACACGGTCTGCCTCAACGTCCCACCTTAAAGCAAGAGGAGTTGATGTTGACCAAATCATAAGATATGTAGGCTGGACAAATGCTAAAACGTTTGCAAGGTTTTATAATAAACCAATTGAAAGTGAAAAACAGTTATCTGTTTTTTGA